The following are encoded in a window of Solibacillus sp. FSL R7-0668 genomic DNA:
- a CDS encoding cytochrome ubiquinol oxidase subunit I: protein MNESAVYWSRILTEVTLSFHIVYATLGVGVPIMIMIAQWVGIKNKDEHYILMARRWARGFVITVAVGVVTGTVIGLQLSLLWPNFMQVAGKVIALPLFMETFAFFFEAIFLGIYLYTWDRFENQKKHLLLLIPVAIGASMSAVFITIVNSFMNAPQGFDMVDGQLVNIQPLVAMFNPAVPTKVAHVLVTAYMTCAFLLASIAAYKLMRGSNHIYHKKALYLMMKLGFIFSVATAMIGDYSGKYLAEYQPEKLAAAEWHFETSENAPLVLFGILDDGEIKYALEIPYALSFLAHNSFTKEVIGLDQFPVEEHPPYSIHYHFNIMVFIGMFMLFVAAVYLVGIWRKWSFIASKWFRFIVVLGGPLSIIAIEAGWWLAEVGRQPWILRGYMTTAEGATTSGQVDFMLILFSILYFILGVGSIVTLHRMFKNNPITKEIAARSSKGEV from the coding sequence ATGAATGAGTCTGCGGTATATTGGAGTCGTATTTTAACGGAGGTCACCCTTTCTTTCCATATTGTTTATGCAACGCTTGGCGTAGGCGTACCGATTATGATTATGATTGCCCAATGGGTCGGCATTAAAAATAAGGATGAGCACTATATTTTAATGGCACGGCGTTGGGCAAGGGGCTTTGTGATAACGGTAGCTGTTGGCGTTGTAACAGGAACGGTTATTGGCTTGCAGCTATCGTTACTTTGGCCGAATTTTATGCAGGTAGCAGGAAAGGTAATTGCGTTACCTCTCTTTATGGAAACATTTGCGTTTTTCTTTGAAGCCATCTTTTTAGGGATCTATTTATACACATGGGATCGTTTCGAAAATCAGAAAAAGCATTTATTATTACTGATTCCAGTGGCGATAGGGGCTTCCATGTCTGCGGTGTTTATTACGATCGTGAATTCGTTTATGAATGCGCCACAAGGTTTTGATATGGTAGATGGTCAGCTAGTAAATATTCAACCACTTGTGGCGATGTTCAATCCGGCAGTGCCAACAAAGGTAGCGCATGTGCTCGTGACAGCGTATATGACGTGTGCGTTTTTATTAGCGTCGATTGCTGCTTATAAATTAATGCGCGGTTCCAATCATATTTACCATAAAAAAGCACTGTATTTAATGATGAAATTAGGCTTCATTTTTTCTGTAGCAACCGCCATGATTGGTGATTATTCTGGTAAGTATTTAGCCGAGTATCAGCCAGAAAAGCTTGCAGCGGCAGAATGGCATTTTGAAACGAGCGAAAATGCACCGTTAGTTTTATTTGGCATACTAGATGATGGTGAAATTAAGTATGCACTAGAAATTCCATACGCGCTTAGTTTTTTAGCACATAATAGTTTTACAAAAGAGGTTATTGGATTGGACCAATTTCCAGTTGAAGAACATCCACCTTATAGTATTCATTATCACTTTAATATCATGGTGTTTATAGGGATGTTTATGCTGTTTGTTGCGGCTGTCTATTTAGTAGGCATTTGGCGTAAATGGTCATTTATCGCTTCAAAATGGTTTCGCTTTATCGTTGTTTTAGGAGGACCATTATCTATTATTGCGATAGAAGCAGGCTGGTGGCTAGCGGAGGTTGGAAGGCAGCCCTGGATATTACGTGGGTATATGACAACAGCTGAAGGGGCAACGACAAGCGGGCAAGTGGATTTTATGCTCATCTTGTTTTCGATTTTGTATTTCATATTAGGGGTTGGCAGTATTGTGACGTTGCACCGCATGTTTAAAAATAATCCAATCACCAAAGAAATAGCAGCGCGTTCTTCGAAAGGAGAGGTGTAA
- a CDS encoding diacylglycerol kinase, which produces MKRARIIYNPTSGREAFKKHLPEVLEKLEIAGYETSCHATTGAGDATKAAIEAVKREFDVVIAVGGDGTLNEVVAGVSQCENRPKLGLIPMGTTNDFARAVHIPRNIEEAVEIIIGGQTIPVDVGLLNDERYFINIAAGGRITELTYEVPSKMKTILGQMAYYLKAIEMIPSIKSTHMKIKMDGEEFDGNAMMFLCGLTNSVGGFEKIAPDASINDGLFTVMILKECNIADFVRIASLALRGEHLSDERVIYRKASRVEVTSEEDVHLNLDGEYGGDVPATFQNLKRHIEVFVPLNEIGEINVLEE; this is translated from the coding sequence ATGAAAAGAGCGAGAATAATCTATAATCCAACTTCTGGTCGCGAAGCATTTAAAAAGCATTTACCAGAAGTATTAGAAAAACTTGAAATTGCAGGTTACGAAACGTCTTGCCATGCTACAACTGGTGCTGGAGATGCAACAAAAGCAGCGATTGAAGCGGTCAAGCGTGAATTTGATGTCGTTATTGCTGTCGGTGGAGATGGCACACTAAATGAAGTGGTAGCGGGTGTGAGTCAATGTGAAAATCGCCCAAAGCTTGGCTTAATTCCGATGGGCACAACGAATGATTTTGCTCGTGCCGTGCATATTCCGCGCAATATTGAGGAAGCAGTAGAAATCATCATAGGTGGTCAAACCATTCCGGTAGATGTAGGGCTGTTAAATGACGAACGTTATTTTATTAACATCGCTGCAGGAGGACGTATTACAGAATTGACGTATGAGGTGCCAAGTAAGATGAAAACCATACTTGGACAAATGGCCTATTATTTAAAAGCGATTGAGATGATTCCTTCCATTAAATCCACTCATATGAAGATTAAAATGGACGGGGAAGAATTTGATGGCAACGCGATGATGTTTTTATGTGGTTTAACAAACTCAGTGGGAGGGTTTGAAAAAATTGCACCCGATGCATCGATTAATGATGGGCTATTTACGGTCATGATTTTAAAGGAATGTAATATTGCGGATTTCGTACGTATTGCCTCTTTAGCATTGCGCGGGGAGCATCTATCAGATGAGCGTGTCATTTATCGTAAAGCGAGTCGTGTTGAGGTTACTTCAGAAGAAGATGTACACTTAAACTTAGATGGCGAATATGGTGGCGATGTTCCAGCGACATTCCAAAACTTAAAACGCCATATTGAAGTATTTGTACCGTTAAATGAAATTGGTGAAATTAATGTTTTAGAAGAATAG
- a CDS encoding thioredoxin family protein — protein sequence MKTEQQYFEESKTIQDYMKGMSQLKEQSEAIYERFTLPQEDAFIEQLQQANVHILAITEDWCGDAMINNPIIRKIAEAAQVEVRTALRDADTDLIDRYLTNGGRAIPIYLILNEAGEVMTTWGPRAPQLQQLVMDYRATLPEKEDPAFDEAQKAIYDKMRTQYVEDEKLWLYVYESFKQKVTQIL from the coding sequence ATGAAAACGGAACAGCAGTATTTTGAAGAGAGTAAGACAATACAGGATTATATGAAGGGAATGTCGCAATTAAAGGAGCAAAGTGAGGCTATTTATGAACGCTTTACCTTACCTCAGGAGGACGCATTTATCGAGCAATTACAACAGGCAAATGTGCATATTCTAGCGATTACAGAGGATTGGTGTGGCGATGCGATGATTAATAACCCGATCATCCGTAAAATTGCAGAGGCTGCTCAGGTTGAAGTGCGTACAGCGCTACGTGATGCAGACACAGACTTAATCGATCGCTATTTAACAAACGGTGGTCGTGCCATTCCAATCTACTTAATTTTAAATGAAGCAGGTGAAGTGATGACTACTTGGGGCCCACGCGCACCACAATTACAGCAACTTGTTATGGACTATCGTGCAACCTTGCCCGAAAAAGAGGATCCAGCCTTTGATGAGGCACAAAAGGCAATTTATGATAAAATGCGCACGCAATATGTAGAAGATGAAAAGCTATGGCTTTATGTATACGAATCCTTCAAACAAAAAGTAACGCAAATTCTATAA
- a CDS encoding peptide ABC transporter substrate-binding protein, with protein sequence MKKNKKVALTATALSLSAILAACGGEEEKSATSSSTDDAEKVLDLLITSEPPSLHPQLATDTTSGAILENTFEGLTTMKDGEPVLAAADDYVVSEDLLTYTFTLRDAQWSNGEKVTAQDFEYAWKWALNPENASEYSTILYPIKGAEAYNNAKGTAEEVGVKAIDEKTLEVTLNAPTPYFLELTAFKTFFPIHKATAEANPKWYTEADSYVGNGAFTLATWNHSGDIVLEKSETYWDAENVALETVNVAMVESETTQMTMFDAGEIDFLGAPYGTIALDAIERLKSEDKLQVSDLSGIYWYKFNTKDPVMQNENIRKALALSIDREALISNIVKGEQQPALGIVPNSVEGFGDDEGYFKDADIEEAKKYLDAGLKELGLASAADLEVKVSYNTSEAHSAIAQFIQQGWTSNLGISVKLDNAEWQVYLDKIQAGDFQVGRLGWAADYNDAYSFLEMYNLPTNGNNQTGWSNEEYTKILEASTTETDAAKRTELLLQAEEIIMDDMPVAPVYYQTNLFIKSDDVENMAPDALGNINLKFVDVK encoded by the coding sequence ATGAAAAAAAATAAAAAAGTCGCACTTACTGCAACAGCACTTTCATTATCAGCTATTTTAGCAGCATGTGGCGGAGAAGAAGAAAAATCAGCAACATCGTCGTCAACTGATGATGCAGAAAAGGTACTAGACCTATTAATCACATCTGAGCCACCATCACTACACCCACAATTAGCTACAGATACAACTTCTGGTGCTATTTTAGAAAACACATTTGAAGGCTTAACAACAATGAAAGACGGCGAGCCTGTATTAGCGGCTGCTGATGACTATGTTGTTTCTGAAGATTTATTAACATACACATTCACTTTACGTGACGCGCAATGGTCAAACGGTGAAAAAGTAACTGCTCAAGATTTTGAATACGCTTGGAAATGGGCTTTAAATCCAGAAAACGCATCGGAGTATTCTACAATCCTTTACCCAATTAAAGGCGCTGAAGCATACAACAACGCTAAAGGTACTGCTGAAGAAGTAGGCGTTAAAGCAATCGATGAAAAAACATTAGAAGTAACATTAAATGCGCCAACTCCATATTTCTTAGAGTTAACAGCATTCAAAACATTCTTCCCTATTCATAAAGCAACAGCGGAAGCAAATCCAAAATGGTACACTGAAGCAGATTCATATGTAGGGAACGGTGCATTCACACTTGCTACATGGAACCACTCTGGTGACATCGTATTAGAAAAAAGCGAAACTTACTGGGATGCTGAAAATGTAGCCCTTGAAACAGTAAACGTAGCAATGGTTGAGTCTGAAACAACTCAAATGACAATGTTTGACGCTGGCGAAATTGATTTCTTAGGTGCGCCATACGGTACAATCGCACTTGATGCAATCGAGCGTTTAAAATCAGAAGATAAATTACAAGTATCAGACCTTTCAGGTATTTATTGGTACAAATTCAATACAAAAGATCCTGTAATGCAAAACGAAAACATCCGTAAAGCGTTAGCATTATCAATCGATCGTGAAGCATTAATTTCAAATATCGTTAAAGGTGAACAACAACCTGCATTAGGTATTGTTCCAAACTCAGTAGAAGGCTTTGGCGATGACGAAGGTTACTTCAAAGATGCTGACATCGAAGAAGCGAAAAAATATTTAGATGCTGGCTTAAAAGAATTAGGCTTAGCAAGTGCTGCTGATTTAGAAGTAAAAGTTTCATATAACACTTCTGAAGCTCACTCTGCAATCGCTCAATTCATCCAACAAGGCTGGACATCTAACTTAGGTATTTCAGTTAAGCTTGACAATGCTGAATGGCAAGTTTATTTAGACAAGATCCAAGCTGGTGACTTCCAAGTTGGTCGTCTTGGTTGGGCAGCTGACTACAACGATGCTTACTCATTCTTAGAAATGTACAACTTACCAACAAATGGTAATAACCAAACTGGATGGTCTAACGAAGAGTACACGAAAATTTTAGAAGCTTCTACTACTGAAACAGACGCTGCAAAACGTACTGAACTATTATTACAAGCTGAAGAAATCATCATGGATGACATGCCAGTAGCACCGGTTTACTACCAAACAAACTTATTCATCAAATCGGATGATGTAGAAAACATGGCACCGGATGCATTAGGTAACATCAACTTAAAATTCGTTGACGTTAAATAA
- a CDS encoding ABC transporter permease, protein MLKFIFKRLLYIVLAMYLIITATFFLMQLAPGSPFASERELPPAIEEQLNAKYGLDNPWYIQYKDYLVNTITFDFGESMKYKGRSTNDIIAESFPVSLALGIQAMILAIGIGVLLGVISALYHNKLPDYLSTIVAILGISVPSFILAGLLQYYLAFKAGWFPVSGWKGFSYTILPAFAIALTHAGFIAKLTRSSMLEQNNSEYVKLARAKGLGKWTIVFKHSLRNALLPVVTYLGPLFAGVITGSFIVEQIFAVPGLGRHFVTSITNRDYTVIMGTTVFYSLILLLAVLVVDILYSVIDPRIKLKGAKK, encoded by the coding sequence TTGCTTAAATTCATTTTTAAACGATTACTTTATATCGTACTTGCAATGTACTTAATTATTACAGCGACGTTCTTCTTAATGCAGCTAGCACCTGGTAGCCCGTTTGCCAGTGAGCGCGAATTACCACCTGCCATCGAAGAACAATTAAACGCAAAATATGGGCTCGATAACCCGTGGTATATCCAATATAAAGACTACTTGGTCAATACAATTACCTTTGATTTTGGTGAATCCATGAAGTATAAGGGGCGCTCAACAAACGATATTATCGCCGAGAGTTTCCCAGTTTCACTTGCTTTAGGTATACAGGCAATGATATTAGCCATTGGGATTGGGGTTTTACTAGGAGTAATTTCCGCGCTCTACCACAATAAACTCCCAGATTACCTATCAACAATTGTAGCAATCTTAGGGATTTCGGTGCCGTCGTTCATTTTAGCTGGTTTACTACAATACTACTTAGCTTTCAAAGCAGGTTGGTTCCCGGTAAGTGGTTGGAAGGGCTTTAGCTATACAATCTTGCCTGCCTTTGCCATCGCATTAACACATGCTGGTTTCATCGCCAAGCTAACGCGTTCGAGTATGTTAGAGCAAAATAACTCAGAATACGTAAAATTAGCACGCGCCAAAGGTCTTGGTAAATGGACAATCGTCTTCAAGCACTCTTTACGTAATGCTTTACTACCCGTTGTGACGTATCTCGGCCCATTATTTGCTGGGGTTATTACAGGTAGTTTCATCGTCGAACAAATCTTTGCCGTACCAGGTCTTGGTCGCCACTTCGTAACATCGATTACGAACCGTGACTACACAGTTATTATGGGTACGACTGTATTCTATTCATTAATTTTATTATTAGCGGTTTTAGTTGTAGATATTTTATACAGCGTCATTGACCCTCGAATTAAATTGAAAGGAGCGAAAAAATAA
- a CDS encoding ABC transporter permease codes for MAQNEQQIPKVSPDMFEVVGRSENTDALSKKQVSYWKEVFYRFSHNKLAVVGLFLLAIIAGFAIFAPMLSSFTYEQNVGLYNSAPSATNWFGTDDLARDIYVRAWEGARISLFIGITAAVIDLIIGVLWGSIAGLAGGRVDNIMMRIADVLTAIPYLLVVIILLVIMEPGLVPMIIALSITGWVNMARIVRSEVLKIKNQEYVLAARTLGANQWHIIKRHLIPNAMGAILVTMTMTIPSAIFTESFLSYLGLGVQAPLASWGTMASEGFKALQSAPWRLLFPAFLISITIFAFNAVGDGLRDALDPKLRK; via the coding sequence ATGGCTCAAAACGAACAGCAAATTCCAAAAGTATCACCTGATATGTTCGAAGTGGTTGGCCGTTCTGAAAATACGGACGCATTATCGAAAAAACAAGTGTCTTATTGGAAGGAAGTATTTTATCGCTTCTCTCATAACAAATTAGCCGTAGTAGGCTTGTTCTTATTAGCGATTATTGCAGGCTTTGCGATTTTCGCACCGATGTTATCATCGTTTACGTATGAACAAAATGTAGGCTTATACAACTCCGCGCCATCTGCAACGAACTGGTTTGGTACAGATGACCTTGCACGTGATATTTATGTACGTGCCTGGGAAGGTGCTCGAATTTCTTTATTCATCGGTATTACTGCTGCCGTGATTGACCTAATCATTGGTGTTTTGTGGGGTAGTATCGCAGGTCTTGCAGGCGGGCGCGTAGATAATATTATGATGCGTATTGCCGACGTCTTAACAGCGATTCCATACTTATTAGTCGTAATTATTTTACTTGTAATTATGGAGCCTGGTTTAGTGCCAATGATTATTGCCCTTTCGATTACCGGCTGGGTAAATATGGCACGTATCGTTCGAAGTGAAGTATTAAAAATCAAAAACCAAGAGTATGTGCTTGCTGCGCGTACTTTAGGTGCAAATCAATGGCATATTATTAAGCGTCACTTAATCCCAAATGCTATGGGTGCCATTTTAGTAACAATGACTATGACAATTCCAAGTGCAATCTTCACAGAAAGTTTCTTAAGCTATTTAGGTTTAGGGGTTCAAGCACCTCTTGCCAGCTGGGGTACGATGGCCTCTGAAGGTTTCAAAGCACTTCAATCTGCTCCATGGCGATTATTGTTCCCTGCTTTCTTAATCTCGATTACAATTTTCGCATTTAACGCAGTTGGAGACGGCTTACGTGACGCACTTGATCCGAAATTACGTAAATAA
- a CDS encoding ABC transporter ATP-binding protein → MKKKVLEVNDLRINFKTYAGVVQAVRGVSFELFEGETLAIVGESGSGKSVTSNALMKLIPQPPGIYAGGEIKFNGRDIIPLTEKEMMQVRGNDIAMIFQDPMTALNPTMRIGKQITEVILKHKKVTSKDEAKKRAIELLDQVGIPFPERRYKAYPHELSGGMRQRVVIAIALAADPKLLIADEPTTALDVTIQAQILELMKELQKKSNTSIIFITHDLGVVANVADRVAVMYAGQIVEYGTVEDIFYNPQHPYTWGLLGSMPDLNNSTDEQLMAIPGSPPNLIDPPKGDAFAARNEFAMKIDFEMEPPMFKVSDTHFAKTWLLHPDAPPTPLPDAVARRIQGYNLEGK, encoded by the coding sequence ATGAAGAAAAAAGTATTAGAAGTAAATGACTTACGCATCAATTTCAAAACGTACGCTGGTGTTGTACAAGCCGTACGTGGCGTTAGCTTTGAATTATTTGAAGGGGAAACACTCGCAATCGTTGGTGAATCAGGCTCTGGTAAATCCGTAACGAGTAACGCCTTAATGAAATTAATCCCTCAACCACCTGGTATTTATGCCGGTGGTGAGATTAAATTCAACGGTCGCGATATCATTCCTCTAACAGAAAAAGAAATGATGCAAGTACGTGGGAATGATATCGCCATGATTTTCCAAGACCCAATGACGGCGCTTAACCCAACAATGCGCATCGGTAAGCAAATTACGGAAGTGATTTTAAAGCATAAAAAAGTCACTTCAAAAGATGAAGCAAAAAAACGCGCCATTGAGCTACTTGATCAAGTAGGGATTCCTTTCCCAGAGCGCCGCTACAAAGCATACCCACATGAATTATCTGGTGGTATGCGTCAGCGTGTGGTAATCGCCATTGCCCTTGCAGCCGATCCAAAGCTATTAATCGCCGATGAGCCGACAACGGCACTGGACGTAACAATCCAAGCGCAAATTTTAGAGCTAATGAAAGAGCTTCAAAAGAAATCAAATACGTCGATTATTTTCATCACGCATGATTTAGGTGTTGTGGCAAACGTAGCAGACCGCGTAGCCGTTATGTACGCAGGCCAAATTGTGGAGTACGGTACAGTAGAGGATATTTTCTACAATCCACAGCATCCATATACTTGGGGCTTACTTGGCTCGATGCCAGACTTAAACAATTCAACGGATGAGCAATTAATGGCGATTCCTGGCTCACCGCCAAACTTAATTGACCCACCAAAAGGCGATGCATTTGCAGCTCGTAACGAATTTGCAATGAAAATCGACTTTGAAATGGAGCCACCAATGTTTAAAGTATCGGATACACATTTTGCAAAAACATGGTTACTGCATCCAGATGCACCACCAACTCCACTTCCTGATGCGGTAGCACGCCGTATTCAAGGCTACAACTTGGAGGGCAAATAA
- a CDS encoding ABC transporter ATP-binding protein, whose amino-acid sequence MANKILEVKGLKQYFGSAKAPIKAIDGISFDVYEGETLGLVGESGCGKSTTGRSIIRLYDITEGQINFKGRDISELKSRKELLQFNREMQMIFQDPYASLNPRMTAGELIAEGFEIHGLYKNKKERQERVGELLEAVGLTREHANRYAHEFSGGQRQRIGIARALSLNPSFIIADEPISALDVSIQAQVVNLLKQLQKERGLTYLFIAHDLSMVKYISDRIAVMYRGKILELGSADEIYNNPIHPYTKSLLSAVPQPNPEYERSRVRIPYKHVDHDPAAQVIEARPGHFVFGTEAQVKEWVK is encoded by the coding sequence ATGGCAAACAAAATTTTAGAAGTAAAAGGCTTAAAACAATATTTTGGATCTGCGAAAGCCCCGATTAAAGCAATTGACGGGATTTCATTTGATGTTTATGAAGGCGAAACATTAGGTTTAGTTGGGGAGTCTGGCTGTGGTAAATCCACAACAGGCCGCTCAATTATCCGCCTTTATGACATTACAGAGGGCCAAATTAACTTTAAAGGTCGCGACATCTCAGAGCTAAAATCTCGCAAAGAATTATTACAATTCAACCGTGAAATGCAAATGATATTCCAAGACCCATACGCTTCATTAAATCCGCGTATGACGGCTGGCGAATTAATCGCAGAAGGCTTTGAAATTCATGGGCTTTATAAAAACAAAAAAGAACGTCAAGAACGCGTTGGTGAATTGCTTGAAGCAGTTGGTTTAACACGCGAGCACGCCAACCGCTATGCCCACGAATTCTCTGGTGGTCAACGTCAACGTATCGGTATTGCACGCGCACTTAGCCTAAATCCAAGCTTTATCATTGCCGATGAGCCAATTTCAGCACTTGACGTTTCGATCCAAGCGCAAGTCGTTAACTTATTAAAGCAGCTACAAAAAGAACGTGGCTTAACATATTTATTCATCGCCCATGATTTATCGATGGTTAAATACATTTCAGATCGTATTGCCGTGATGTACCGCGGGAAGATTTTAGAGCTTGGTTCGGCGGATGAGATTTACAATAATCCAATCCACCCGTACACAAAATCGTTATTATCTGCTGTCCCTCAGCCAAACCCTGAGTATGAGCGCAGCCGTGTGCGTATTCCATACAAGCATGTCGATCACGATCCAGCAGCGCAAGTAATTGAAGCGCGTCCAGGTCACTTCGTCTTCGGTACAGAAGCACAAGTGAAGGAATGGGTAAAATAA
- the pruA gene encoding L-glutamate gamma-semialdehyde dehydrogenase, which produces MINYKHEPFTDFSVEANKQAYLEALKKVESQLGAEYPLIIGGERITTEEKITSYNPAKKTEVIGVVSKASQELAEKAMQEAEQAFQTWKKVKPEIRADVLFKAATIIRRRKHEFSAWLTKEAGKPWNEADADTAEAIDFLEYYGRQMLEMKDGRKVESRPNEYNRYDYIPLGIGIVISPWNFPFAIMAGTTVAAVVTGNTVLLKPASTTPVVAYKFMEVLEEAGLPKGVVNYVPGSGAEVGDYLVDHPKTRFISFTGSRDVGLRINERASKLNNGQIWIKRVIAEMGGKDTIVVDKEADLELAAQSIVKSAFGFSGQKCSACSRVVIVKDVYDQVVNRVEELTKSLTIGDPADPNNFMATVIDAAAFKKITEYIEIGKAEGRLVVGGTADDSVGYFVNPTVFADVDPEARIMKEEIFGPVVAMAKAENFEQAIDIANNTEYGLTGAVITSNRMNQEYAREEFHVGNLYFNRGCTGAIVGYQPFGGFNMSGTDSKAGGPDYLTLHMQAKTTSEAF; this is translated from the coding sequence ATGATTAACTATAAGCACGAACCATTCACAGATTTTTCGGTAGAAGCAAATAAGCAAGCATACTTAGAAGCATTAAAAAAAGTAGAGTCACAGCTCGGCGCGGAGTATCCACTCATTATTGGTGGCGAGCGTATTACAACAGAAGAAAAAATCACATCCTATAATCCAGCGAAGAAAACAGAAGTCATTGGTGTTGTTTCAAAAGCTTCACAAGAGCTAGCTGAAAAGGCGATGCAAGAAGCAGAGCAAGCCTTCCAAACATGGAAAAAGGTAAAGCCTGAAATTCGCGCGGATGTATTATTCAAAGCGGCAACAATTATTCGCCGTCGCAAGCATGAATTTTCGGCTTGGTTAACAAAAGAAGCAGGGAAGCCATGGAATGAGGCGGATGCAGATACAGCAGAAGCGATTGATTTCTTAGAATACTACGGTCGTCAAATGCTAGAAATGAAGGACGGGCGCAAAGTAGAAAGTCGTCCAAATGAATACAACCGCTATGACTATATTCCTTTAGGGATTGGGATTGTCATTTCGCCATGGAACTTCCCATTCGCGATTATGGCAGGTACTACAGTAGCAGCGGTCGTTACAGGAAATACCGTATTGCTAAAACCAGCTTCAACGACTCCAGTTGTGGCGTATAAATTTATGGAAGTGCTAGAAGAAGCCGGTTTACCAAAGGGCGTTGTTAACTATGTACCAGGCAGCGGTGCAGAAGTAGGGGACTATTTAGTAGATCACCCAAAAACACGCTTCATTTCATTCACAGGCTCTCGTGATGTTGGCTTACGCATTAACGAACGTGCATCTAAATTAAACAACGGCCAAATTTGGATTAAACGTGTCATCGCGGAGATGGGCGGTAAGGATACAATCGTTGTCGATAAAGAAGCGGATTTAGAATTAGCGGCACAATCGATTGTCAAATCAGCATTCGGCTTTTCTGGTCAGAAATGCTCGGCATGCTCACGCGTAGTCATCGTTAAAGACGTGTACGATCAAGTCGTGAACCGAGTAGAAGAACTGACAAAATCATTAACAATTGGGGACCCAGCAGATCCAAATAACTTCATGGCAACCGTTATTGACGCGGCTGCATTTAAAAAAATCACGGAATACATCGAAATCGGTAAAGCGGAGGGACGCTTAGTTGTCGGTGGTACAGCAGACGATTCAGTAGGCTACTTTGTGAACCCAACTGTATTTGCGGATGTCGATCCTGAAGCCCGTATTATGAAAGAGGAAATCTTCGGTCCAGTTGTTGCGATGGCAAAAGCGGAAAACTTTGAGCAAGCGATTGATATTGCGAACAACACGGAATACGGCTTAACAGGTGCGGTCATTACATCCAACCGTATGAACCAAGAATACGCGCGCGAAGAATTCCATGTAGGAAATCTATACTTCAACCGTGGCTGCACAGGCGCAATCGTTGGCTATCAACCATTTGGTGGCTTCAACATGTCAGGCACAGACTCAAAAGCAGGTGGCCCAGACTATTTAACACTCCACATGCAAGCAAAAACAACGTCAGAAGCATTTTAA